In Deinococcus maricopensis DSM 21211, the sequence GCAGGCTGATGAGGGGGTCGAGGCCGAGGGCGCTGCTGAGGCCCCACGCGAGGAACGCGCCGAGCATCAGGAATTCGCCGTGCGCGAAGTTCACGATGCCGACGACGCCCACGGCGAGCGCGAGGCCGCTCGCGACGAGCGCGTAGATGCCGCTTTGCAGCAGGCCGTTCAGGAGGGTCTGAAAGAAGAGGTCCATGCGCTCAGGTGCTCCGTGAAGGCGTCGAGGAAGGCGGCGGGCGCTTCGAGGAAGGGGGCGTGGCCGACGCCGTCGAGGGCGACCTCGCGGACGGGCGCGCCGCCGCGCGCGTACGCTGCCAGGACCGCGCGGGTCTGCGCGAGCATGGGTTGCGGCGGGTGGGTGGCGTCGCCGGGCCAGCCGGGAATAAGGCCGCGCTGGCCGAGCGTGGCGAGGTCAAGGGGGCTGGCGTCGCCGATGATGGCGTCCTGCTCGCCGCGCACCCACAAGATGGGCGGGCCGCCGCGCAGGTCCGCGAGGCGCGCGAGGTGCATGAAGCGTGGGCTGAAGGCGTTGGCGACGCCGCGCGTGCCCGGCGCGGTGTGCGGCCAGTGCGCGCTGGGGGTGGCGTCGCCGGGGTAGTGGTCGTCGCCGGTGCGGGTCTGCAGCATGCTGTTGAGCAGGGCGTCTTCGCGTTCGGGTGGGAAGGTGAAGTGGGCGGCGTGGACGTAGAAGTTCCGCAGGACGTCGCGGGGGCTGCCGGGGGCGTCGGAGCGGTCGC encodes:
- a CDS encoding alpha/beta hydrolase gives rise to the protein MTILSRTIPTARLAVHVLERPAEGPPAGRVLLVHGNVSSSEFFRDLLQALPAGLHVVAPDLRGYGLSDPLPLDATRGLADFADDLHALMDALGWAGAHLLGWSLGGGVVLHATLERPSRVHTLTLVAPISPYGFGGTHGERGTPNAADFAGSGGGTVNAAFVAAIRDGDRSDAPGSPRDVLRNFYVHAAHFTFPPEREDALLNSMLQTRTGDDHYPGDATPSAHWPHTAPGTRGVANAFSPRFMHLARLADLRGGPPILWVRGEQDAIIGDASPLDLATLGQRGLIPGWPGDATHPPQPMLAQTRAVLAAYARGGAPVREVALDGVGHAPFLEAPAAFLDAFTEHLSAWTSSFRPS